In Solanum pennellii chromosome 3, SPENNV200, a single window of DNA contains:
- the LOC107014557 gene encoding uncharacterized protein LOC107014557 — protein sequence MDPKSHIFNEGEECHSSESGWTMYIGSPTNDEDDEMNCEGDFDDEDGVLGQGRRKKIMNVVVDDDDDDNDTDDSMASDASSGPSHHIVRNANKSIIIPKEKGNGNNKASLKKGSGKNQDKGRYSVFSAKVPSSSEKVKKSNWKGKGK from the coding sequence atggacCCTAAGTCTCATATTTTTAATGAGGGGGAAGAATGTCACAGCAGTGAATCTGGATGGACAATGTACATTGGCTCACCTACGAATGATGAAGACGATGAGATGAATTGTGAAGGCGATTTTGATGATGAAGATGGTGTTTTAGGACAAGGTCGTCGCAAGAAGATAATGAATGTTGtcgttgatgatgatgatgatgataatgatactGATGATTCGATGGCGTCTGATGCATCTTCAGGACCAAGTCATCATATTGTTAGAAATGCGAATAAGAGTATAATTATTCCAAAGGAAAAAGGCAATGGAAACAACAAAGCCAGCTTGAAGAAAGGTAGTGGGAAGAATCAAGACAAAGGAAGATACTCTGTTTTTTCAGCAAAAGTTCCATCAAGTAGTGAAAAGGTAAAGAAAAGTAATTGGAAGGgtaaaggaaaataa